The sequence TACATTTATGTAAAAGTGAGAAAGGAATAACCCCTGCATCGCGCAAACGGTATATCTTTTATCGATATAATCGATACCGATATAAGGTGCGTTTAATACGCTTTGTTTCTTTTATACGCTGAAGTTGAACTTGCTCTTTTTTAGCCGTATGCGCGAAGCGAGAATCTCGTTCTTGTATTCATCGATCATATCGGCAATCTTATCCTTGAGAGTTTCAAAACCGAATTCCTTTTTGCATATTTTGAAATTTTTTTCGACGATCCGCTTTTTTTCTTCCGGATGCATGAGGAGATAATTCATTCTGTCGACCGCGCTGTCGGGGATGATAAGTCTTCCTTTATCATCATACTGATCGCGAATCTCGACATTTCTCACGCCGGTCACTTTTATATCGGTTTTATAGACAAGGTATGTGTTGACGGCAACGGGAATTTTGGCGGCAATGGCTTCAAGCAATGCATTGCCGAATCCTTCCCATAACGGAAGGTAGGTGATGAAATCGGCATTGATAAGAACATCACGGTTCGTGTATATCCGTTCCCTTTTGTCGTTCAAACTGCGCCGTGAAGCGACACGATCAGCGATCAGATGAAGGCGTACGTTTTTTCTTTCCGCAAGCTGCTTTATTTCCTCTTCATAGCTGTCATCCTGTTCGTCCCCCTGGTAGAGGGAGATAATGAAATGAACCTTCTTTTCAAGAGAAGGGAATTGGTGCTGCAATCGCGAGACGAGTTCGACTGCATCCTCGATACGTTTGCGTCTCACGATCCGCGTGGGCTGGACGATGAGGATATCGCCGTCCTTGAAACCGAGGTCGCTTCTGAAATTACCGTTGTAGTCATCCATCACGGGCGGGTTGGTAAAATCCTCGCAATTGGGTATGATTTTCGGTTGAACTCGCTTGATCGATTGAAGTATCCGGGCGGCGTATGAAGAAATAACGATGTGTTCGACGCCAAGGTCCGCGGGGGGCATGATTTTATTCAGGAGTGTTTCGATATGATTGTGGCTGAATCTGCTTCGTTCCCACCAGAAGTCGTGGTGGTGAAAAATAGTGGCCACACGCTGCGTCACCGATAGATGATACACCGCAAGGGCGCCGAGAAGTGTCATCGGCATGGCATTTGTATTTTCAGCAATAATGACATCGATCGAGTTTTCCTTTATGAATCGGTAAATTTCATGTGCCACCTCTTCTCCCTTGATGGTGAGTTCCTCGATGATCTTTTTCCGTTTATTGGAGTTGATGGGAATATGTGAAGGGCTGATATAGGGAAAGACCAGTTTTTCATACGCCTGCTGCTCCTGGGAGTCGAAGCGGATCCTCATATGACAGAATTGATTCTCCTTCGGGATAAGGGGAAGGGGGGCGACATATTTGCCTGCAATCGTGAATATCTCGTGTCCAAGCCCCGTCAGGATCTGTATCCATTTCTCCACTTCGAGGGAAACTCCGTCAACGCCGCCCAGTTTGCCGCAGATGATGCCGACCCGAAATTTATCTTTCATACTGACCCCTTTGTCATTGTTCAAGTGAATTATCGAATACGATAAACCGATGCACGGTATGGAAAACGCTTTTTATATTTACGTTTCCATGAATAGTATGAAACAAAAATTCATCTGTCAAGTGTCAACGTTACATAAAGCCCGACTCAAGGCGATAATCGTTTCCGACGGAACCGCGTTGTCGTGTCACTATGACGGTATACTTGACTCAAATCGGAATATGCAATACCATACCCTATTACATTGTCGTATGCTTTTTGATAAAAAAACATGACGGTATCCTGGCTCACCCGGATACACCGGACGCCCTGAAAGGTGTGTTCCCGCGTGCGCAGGTAAAACCGAAAGGTAGACTGATGACGCTATTCAATGCAGCGAAATTAAACCGGATCAGGACCGGATATTACAATCCCGTCGGTTCCGATACCGGAATTTTTTTAAAAAAACCCGAGTATTGTCTTCGGTTTTCTTTTGCCATCGTCGAAGACAACGAGGATCCGGACGGGTACGGAAGACTGAAACTGCATTTTCCTCATATGGGAAGCAGTGTCGTCAGCTGCTGGGTACCTTTTGCCCGACCCTATGCCGGACCCGAACGAGGGGTCTGGACGATGCCGGAGATCGGGGATCAGGTCGTCTGTACCTTTCTCAACAACAATCCGGCGAAGCCGGTCGTGTTGGGCTGTATGTATACACCCAGGGCCAAAGCCCCTGTCTCGGATAACAAGGACAATAATCTCAAGACGATGACGACAAAAAGCGGATCCGTTATCACGCTGGACGATACCGAAGGCGGCGAATGTATATCGATTCATACAAAGGACGGAAAAATGCGGCTTGTCCTCGACAAAGAGAAAGGGCTTGAAATCGTCAATGAAAGCGGTGATATTACCGTTTCCTGTCGCAAAATCATCATGGAAGTGGAAGAGGAAGTCAATTTCAAGATCGATAAACAACTCGAAGTCACCTGCAAACAGGAAAACCTCGCTATTGAATCCAGGAAGGGTATGGAATACGCTTCAGGCAACAACGCGGTATTGTCCGGCAAGAAAGTCAAGCTGAACGGATCTTCCGGCGTGACGGCTGGCGTCAAACAGATGGCGAAACAGGACGATCAGGTAATCGGTGTGGATATGCACGATATCAAGGTTCCCACCAATTCGGGACTTATAACCGTCCCGATGATCCCTCACCCTTATGTCGGTAAACTGGCGGACAAACTATCGGATGATGTGACAATCAATGACAAGGCCGCCGCGATGAAGGGCAGCAAATCCAAATATTCGACACCTGGCCATATCCCCATGCCGCCGGGGGTTAAGTTCGCTAAAAATCCGAACAATGAGGGGGAAGTCTCTTCCGGCACCGAGTCTTCCGTCAAGATCAACGGCAGGGAGGCGGCGGTGTTGGGAAGCATGGTAAAAACCTGCGGTGACCCGCAGCCGCAGGAAACCTGTACGATTGTCGCGGTTGGTGCGGCCGTACCGCTTCCGATCATGATTCCGGGCATGGATTCGGAACAATTCGAGAAAGACGGAGGATTTATCATAAATACCCGCGATCCTATCGCCCCCGCCGGGGGACCGCTGCCGCAGGATATCAAAAGGAGTCTGGTCGATCCGGAGTGGAGTTCATCCAGGGTAAAGGCGGGCGAAGAGGTAACGTTGACCGTACATCTCCAAAACCAGTACGAGAATGCCGCGGTCCATTTTTTTGTGTGGGAAGAAGGAGCGGATCGTGAAAAAGACCCGCCGGTAACGAAAATCATTGCCTCGAACAAAGGCGGAAAGGCGGAAGCGGCGTGGCGATATGTTCACGTCCACGATCCCGAAAATCCTATTACCGAAAAACCGAAATTTATCTTTACCGCCGCTTCGTACCGGTGTGAAGAAGTCGAAAGCGGCGGCATCGAGGTGTACGACAGCATAAAAATCAGGATCACGACAGATGGCAATGAAGCGTTTGATAAAACCCTGAAGGTTGTCACTGCCGATAAACAGGAATTGTCTAAAAAACCCGATGATAACGGCATCATAGAGCTGGACGATATTGTGCCGGGTATGGTGACGATCCTCTATGAGACCGAAGAAAAATCCGGGGAGAAAAAAGCGAATAGCAGTCCGGCTGAAGAAGAACCTCAGAAACCGGCGGCAGAAGAAAGTAAGACCAAAACAGAACCCCCTGAATTCAGCGGTCTGAAGTGGCTTAAAAATGACAGTGAAGTAAAGAAGGCCAAAATAAACGATATTATTACACTGGCCGCGGATGTCAAAAATATCGAGCCAGACCATCCGGTACGGATTACGATATATGAAAAGAATTACAAAACGGAAAACGACTTTATCCGCAGCGATATCGTAGCGGTAAATGATGAAAACAGGATTGAGTTCGGGTGGCAGGTGATATATTACGAAGACAGAGAAGACGATGAAGAAACCGAAACTCATACTAATACACCTGAATATATCTTTACGCTGGAAACACTCGACAAAAAAGTGACGAGTGAGGAAAGTCCTGTTTTAAAGACGGGTGCCGATTTTGAACTGTATGTCTACGATTCCAGCGGGGAATTGGTCGACAGCGGAAAACTCACCCTGATTCTTGGCGACGGAAGCAAAAGAGAAGTTTCCATCAATAACGGCAGGGTATTTGTCGAAGACATACCTCTTGGCGATGTAAAAATAATATATGAATAGAGACTGATAAGGCTGGCAAACATGTTATTTTACAGAAGTTATTTCATTTTCACACTCGGAAACGGCAATAAACGGTGGGCGGATTTTTCAAAAAACAAAACGGATATAGGTGTCTATTCCGTCGCATCATATTTTTTCGACGATTTTATCACCAAACAATCACAAGACGTCAAAAAGAAGCTTTTCTCCGGTTTTTCTCATTTATCCGACAAAGGCGCGTTCAGCGACAAGTGCCTCAAGGCTTCCGAGGAGCATGACGAATGGAATTGGGGCGACGTTTATAAAGGCCTGCTGCAATCGGGTGAATCATGTTGCGTCTGCATCCCGGGTTATTATCACATTGTTAGAAAAAAGAATCGGGAAAACACCTCCTATCCATCGGCATGGAGAGTGACGAGGGACCTCTCGAAGGAAGAATCAAAAATATCGCAAGGTATTCCATTAGCCGACTATGCGACGGTCGTCAAGGATTTGTTTATGGTGAGGTACGGGGTAGCCCCCGAAGATTACAAAGGCGGGGTGGTCGAATATTTTCTTCCTGGCGCGGAAATCAAGAAAATCGTGACCAAAGAAAAAAAGACGGAGGAAAAAAAAGAAGAAAGCGGAACGGCGGAAGTAAAAACGGAAGAAAATAAGACGGAAGGAACCCCGACTGATGGAACCGATTATTATATCGTGACGATTGACGGGCTCAATGTGAGGATGAGCGATTCTTCGGGCGGAAAGAGTTTCCTCAAGCTGAATAAGGGGGTAATTGTCGAATATATCAAAACGGGAAAGGCGGAAGTCATTCAGGGGCATAACGGAACGTGGATAAATATACGGGTGTCGAAAGGTGTTGAGGGGTGGTGTTATGACCGGTTTTTGAAAAAAGTCGACAGTAAAAAAAATTTCATCGTTCTCGACGGCGGGAAGAAAAAAATAAAAAACGTCATTGTGTTTCTTAACCCCGGACATAGAAACACGAAATTCGATTACGGATGCGTCGGATTCACGGATGACTGGAAGACGTTTGCGGTAAAAAACATGAAAGAACGCGACGGCTTTTATGATACGAAAATAAAACGGGAAGCGTCCGTCGTGCTTCAGATCGCGTTAAAACTCAAAAGTCAACTGGAAGCCGACAATTATTCGGTTGAGATAACCCGCACGACTTCCTCCGAAGTCAAATCACTGGACAACGTCTGTCAATTCGTCAACAAGAAATTGACTGATAACAGCGTGAAATCGAAGGTGGCCGTTTTCATTTCCCTGCATACGAACTCGGCCGCTAAAAAAACACTGACGAAAGATGAGTTGAAAAAAGTTCGTGCCAAAAAGATAGACGGATACTATTATTATACATTTGAAGACGGAACCAGCTCCACGATTCCCGTTCCCGATACGACAAAATCGGGCGGATTGATTTATATGCAGAAAACCGTAAAGAATACGAAAGGAGATACGATCCTTTACAAGGCACATCCGAAAAGTATAATACTGCAGGAAAATATCGCTTCCGAACTCGGCGGCTTGAAGCCGGGTTGTGTCAAAAAGGAAGCGAATTTCAAAGTATTGCGCGATACCAGAGAGATACCCGGTGTTTTGCTGGAACTCGGGTTTATGACCAATCCGGATGAATTGAATTTTTTGATAAAGGAAGAAAATCAGAAGAGTATATGTTCAAAAATTGTCGCGGGCTTGAACCGCTGTTTCAAATAAAAATACTCACCGCCGTGTTCGTTATCGTGTTTTGCGCAGTATCGTATGGAGAAGCAAACACGCTGCTTCAGACGGTACAGTACAAAAATCCCAAGGCGGTCGACGAAAACGGGTATTTCTGCCAGCGTTATGTGGATGATCCTCATCACGGTGAATATCCTCCGCAGCTGCTTAGTGTCAAGGACGGTGTTGAAACGTTTTTGACATGCGCGATCGATGCGGAGGCGGGGATTCGATACGACATGAAGAACGAAACGCTCCGTTTTTCAAATGAATGCGGCGGCTTTTCATTCCATTTGAGGACATATGCGATCGGGCGCGGCGGGTCGGACGATGCCGGAACCGCGGTAATTCTTCCCTTTTCGGACGGGCTCGGGAGAACGATCGACTCGGATGATTTCGGTCTTTTTTATATAAAAGGCTCGGACGTGCGCTATATATTGTTGATGAACGCGGCCGGTTACCGTGTCGCGGACGACGGCAGATACATCGCCATTCTGGTGAATACGTACTCCCCGGAGGATAACGGGTTGTTCCTCTTTGACCGCGTGAAGCGGGAAAGCATTGTCATCGATACGGGAATGGTCGTGTCACCCGAGTTTGTTTCGAATACGTCGGTCGCGTATAAAAAAAACAATGGGATCGTGATTTTCGATATGAAAACACGGCGCAGGTCCGAAGTCGTGATAAGCGCGAACAGGTTCCAGTTTCTGGATGAAAAAAATCTCTTCTATACGCACAGGAATGTGCTGTATCGACTGGATATCGAATCCGGAAAGCGGAAAAAAATACTCGACCGTGTCACCGGAAAATTCCACTATTCACCCGGCAATCAATTGCTTGTTTATGAGAACAACGACGCTTTATGTTTCTATTACCCGGAAAAAAACGGAATGCTGGCTGACAATATCACGATACTCGATCATTACGACGATTTCGAATGCATCGGAAGCAAGGTGTATGTGCTGAGAGCGGAATACAGAAATTACACGGACGCAGGCAGACTCATGTTTTATGAAACAGAGATATTGTATCTCGAGCAATTCGACAGGAACGGACGTCTTTCCGGTCTCGCCGTATTGCATGTCGAAAACTATGCGGATGTCATAACGAGTGACCGAATAAAAAATACATTCGATATATACCGGGGTATAAAGATCGTTTATACAAGTAACAGCTGCCGGGATATCACGATGGCGGATTGGAACGGAGAACCACACACAATGGGGATCCTCAAGGAGGCAGAATGAAAAAAAATGGGCGCGTTAATAAGGGGCTTCGCCTGTTGTTGACAGCCGCCGTCCTGTTTTACGTGACGCTTTCCGTGTATTCCGATACGCCCGATCGGCAGTCGTGTTTCATTATCCGCTTCGGAAAAGCCGCCGAAAAATCAGAAGTCGTAAAAAATAAAGCGATATGGGAAGCGAAAGGTTGTCCTGTTTCAATACGTGAAGTTTCCGGAAACGGTGAAAAAACATACGAACTCGAGATTGGCGGATTCAAGACAGAAGTCAACGCGTCCCTCTTTGCCGGTTATTTCGGAATCGATACGGCGCATGTTGTGGAGGCGGAACAAACGGGAGGGGATACCCGTACCGTCTATCGGAATAAGATCGTGAGAAAACTTTCCGAAACAGACGCAGGCACCGTTTATTATTATTTCGGAAGGAACCATCCCTTTCTGCTTTTATACCGGGTTAAAAGCGGTTTCGAAGGGGCTCTGATACCCTCCGATCTCATCCTTTTCGCAGGCGGTTCTGAAACGGAATTCTACCTCGAGGATGTTACCGGGTTTGAAGAAAAGGAAGATGTTCTTCTGGTCGGAAAATCGGTTGAGGTTTTTTTTGAATATGGTTACGTCGATATCGGGGATAAAACGGATGAGATAAAAAAAACGGCATCGACGTACGGCATTCAGGAAGACGTTATTAAAAAACATCTTCTCTATTTCGATGACGGCGCCAGCGCGCGGGTAACGCTTTTGGCCGTCTGTGATGTCGAACGGCTTTCCGTATCGCTTCAGGGTAACATCGGATTTGATTTTTATTCCGAGCAAGAAGGACAGCTCATGTATACCGGCGACATCGCCCGATACAAACGAAAACCCGTGAGTATCGGAAACGGGGGGCTTGCGCCCGTCGAACTCGGGGCTCCGGGCGAGATCGGACATTATGCCTCCGGCGGCATTACCCTGTACGCAAAAAAAGACCCGGTAACCCGGCTGGGGTCCTATATGATACTATTCAAGGAGTAAGGATTACCGATGTTAATCGATGACTGGGCGACACTGGAAACGAATTTTTTCAATGCCCGCAAGACGGGCAGCAACCTCGAAGAAAAATACCTCGGCGGACTTAAGGTGTATAAAATGGTCAACTGGCGGA comes from Spirochaetales bacterium and encodes:
- a CDS encoding glycosyltransferase family 4 protein; the protein is MKDKFRVGIICGKLGGVDGVSLEVEKWIQILTGLGHEIFTIAGKYVAPLPLIPKENQFCHMRIRFDSQEQQAYEKLVFPYISPSHIPINSNKRKKIIEELTIKGEEVAHEIYRFIKENSIDVIIAENTNAMPMTLLGALAVYHLSVTQRVATIFHHHDFWWERSRFSHNHIETLLNKIMPPADLGVEHIVISSYAARILQSIKRVQPKIIPNCEDFTNPPVMDDYNGNFRSDLGFKDGDILIVQPTRIVRRKRIEDAVELVSRLQHQFPSLEKKVHFIISLYQGDEQDDSYEEEIKQLAERKNVRLHLIADRVASRRSLNDKRERIYTNRDVLINADFITYLPLWEGFGNALLEAIAAKIPVAVNTYLVYKTDIKVTGVRNVEIRDQYDDKGRLIIPDSAVDRMNYLLMHPEEKKRIVEKNFKICKKEFGFETLKDKIADMIDEYKNEILASRIRLKKSKFNFSV
- a CDS encoding N-acetylmuramoyl-L-alanine amidase, which translates into the protein MLFYRSYFIFTLGNGNKRWADFSKNKTDIGVYSVASYFFDDFITKQSQDVKKKLFSGFSHLSDKGAFSDKCLKASEEHDEWNWGDVYKGLLQSGESCCVCIPGYYHIVRKKNRENTSYPSAWRVTRDLSKEESKISQGIPLADYATVVKDLFMVRYGVAPEDYKGGVVEYFLPGAEIKKIVTKEKKTEEKKEESGTAEVKTEENKTEGTPTDGTDYYIVTIDGLNVRMSDSSGGKSFLKLNKGVIVEYIKTGKAEVIQGHNGTWINIRVSKGVEGWCYDRFLKKVDSKKNFIVLDGGKKKIKNVIVFLNPGHRNTKFDYGCVGFTDDWKTFAVKNMKERDGFYDTKIKREASVVLQIALKLKSQLEADNYSVEITRTTSSEVKSLDNVCQFVNKKLTDNSVKSKVAVFISLHTNSAAKKTLTKDELKKVRAKKIDGYYYYTFEDGTSSTIPVPDTTKSGGLIYMQKTVKNTKGDTILYKAHPKSIILQENIASELGGLKPGCVKKEANFKVLRDTREIPGVLLELGFMTNPDELNFLIKEENQKSICSKIVAGLNRCFK